The sequence below is a genomic window from Thermoanaerobaculia bacterium.
AATGTGCCGTCGTCGCATTCGCCGACGCTCGCGGGGCTCGGATCGCGAATCCGGCCGCGGACCCGCGCCCCGCTCGTTTCGACCCGCGACCCGCCGACTCGCGATTTTCCGTCCGGGCCCCCGGTTCGCCGCTCGCGGATTCGCAAACCCCGTCGCGCCCGACGGGCTGGGATATCTTCCCCCCGATGCAGCGCCTGACGTTTCTGGGGGCGAGCGGCACGGTGACCGGGTCGCGCTACCTTCTCGAAACCGACCGGAACACGATCCTCGTCGACTGCGGCCTGTTCCAGGGAGGATCCGCCCTCCGCGCGAAGAACTGGGAGCCGCTTCCGACGGACGTGTCGAAGATCCGGGCCATCCTCCTGACGCACGCGCACATCGACCACACGGGATACCTGCCGCGCCTCGTCCGGCAGGGGTACACCGGCCCCGTCTACTGCTCCGCGCCGACGAAAGCGCTGCTCCGCTACCTTCTTCCCGACGCCGGCCGCCTCCAGGAGGAAGAAGCCCAGTACGCGAACCAGAAAGGCTATTCGCGCCACAAGCCGGCCGAACCGCTTTTCACGGAAGAGGACGCCAACCGCGCGCTGAACCTCCTCTCCCCCATCCCCTTCGACTCCCCCTCGAGAATCCTGACGGGCATCGAGTTCTCGTTCCACCGCGTCGGCCACATCATCGGCGCCGCCTTCATCCGCGTGCAGGCGGGAGCCGCGTCCGTCCTCTTCTCGGGAGACGTCGGCCGCCGCGACGTCCCCATCCTGAAGGACCCGGAACCGATCCTCGCGGCGAGCACCCTCCTCCTCGAGTCGACCTACGGCGATCGCACGCACGGCGACGAGTCCCCGCTCGCCGCTCTCGAGCGCGTCGTCTGCGACGTCGTCGCGCGAAAGGGGATGCTCCTCATTCCGGCGTTCGCGGTCGGACGCACCCAGGAGATCCTCTATTACCTTCGCCAGCTGCAGCGGGAAAAGAAGATTCCCGACGACCTGCCCATCTGGGTCGATTCCCCGATGGCGGTCTCCGCGGTCGAGATCTACCGCGACTTCACTTCCGAGCACGATCTCGAAACGCGCGAGCTCGAGGACGAGAACGTCTCGCCGATCGACGGCCGGTGGGTGCACCTCATGCGGACGGTGGACGAATCGAAGAGCCTCAACCGCATGGGCGGCCCGGGCGTGATCATCTCCGCCTCCGGGATGCTCAACGGCGGCCGGATCCTGCACCACCTCCGCGTGCGCCTCCCCGACCCCTCGACGACGCTCCTCTTCGTCGGGTACCAGGCGGAGGAAACGCTCGGCCGCGCGATCGAGAACGGCGCGACCGTCGCGCGGATCCACGGCGAGGACGTGCCCGTGCGCGCGCGGATCGAGAAGATCCCGTCGCTTTCGGCGCACGCCGACCAGGGCGAGCTCCTCGAATGGATCTCGAAGATCCCCGAGCCGCCGCGCCGGACCTTCCTCGTCCACGGAGAAGACCCGGCGCGCCGCGCGCTCGCCGACCGGATTCGCGCCGAGCTCCGCTTCGACGTCACGCTGCCCGTTCAGAACCAGACGGAGGATCTGCCGTGAACGACGGCCGCGGCGGGCTCCGGAGGGTTCGCCGCGTTCTCGTCCAGACCCTGAAGGGCTTCTACGCCGACCGCGGCGACGATCTCGCCGCCTCCCTCACGTTCTCGACGCTCGTCATGGCGGTGCCGCTCGTCGCGACGCTCGCCATGCTCCTCGCGACGTTCTTCCGCCAGAACGACCGCGCGATCCTCGACGCGATCAACTTCGCTCTGCCTTACCAGAGCGCGCGGATCACCGCGAACCTGCGGGAGTTCATCGACTCCGCCAAAGCGGTCTCGGGAATCGGGCTCATCGCGCTCCTCGCGACGTCTCTCCGCCTCATCTTCATCATCGAGAACACGGTCAATCACGTGTGGGGGGCGCCGAAGCGCAAGCGCCTCCTCGCACGGGTCGCGACCTACACGATGGGACTCTTCATCGGGGCGCTCCTGATCGGCGAGCTCCTGACCGGCCTCGCCGAGCTGCGGAAACGCCTCGCTTTCGAGAGCCTCTTCACGTCGGCGGTCGTGGACCGGTTCTTCGCCACGCTCGTCGTCGCAGCCGCGCTCACGCTCCTCTACAAGTTCATCCCGAACGCCCCCGTCTCCTGGCCCTCCGCCGCGTTCGCGGCGGGGATCGTCGCGCTCCTCCTGCGCGTCATCAAGGTGGGTTTCGCGCTGTACTTCAGGCTGTTCCCGACGATCAACATCATCTACGGATCCCTCTCGCTCGTCCTCCTGCTGCTGATCGCCCTCTTCCTCTTCTGGGAGCTCGTGCTCGCGGGCGTCGAACTCACGTTCGTCCTCGACGCCGGCCGCATCGCGACGCTGAGCCGGGAGGGCGAAGGCCGGGCGGAGCTCGCCGTTCGGCTCCTGCTGCGGGCGGCGAAGTCGCCCGCCCGTCTCGAAGATCTCCAGAGGGACCTCGGCCGCCCGTCGGGGGAAATCGACCCGCTCGCCGCGCAGCTCCGCGAGGACGGGCTCCTCGACGGGGCGCGCGAAGAGGCTTTCCACGTCGCGCTCCCCCTCGGCGAGATCCCGCTCTCGCGCGTCGTCACCGCGGTTTCCCCCGACCTTCTCTGCGTGGGCCCGGAGGGCGCCGACCGCGTCGCGCGGATCCTCCGCCGCTCTTTCCGGAAGCTCACCGCCGAGCGCGACTTCGTCCTGAACGTCACGCTCGGCGACATCGCCGGCCGGCGGTGACCCGCCGCCGGGTCGCGCCGCTCGCCGCCGCGGTGGTGCTAGCCTTCGGCCACATGGGAGAGCCCGCGAACCGACTCGCGCAGGAATCGAGCCCGTACCTCCTGCAGCACGCCGGAAATCCCGTCGACTGGTATCCGTGGGGCGACGAGGCGTTCGAGAAGGCGAAACGCGAGGGGAAGCCGGTCTTCCTCTCGATCGGCTATTCGACGTGCCACTGGTGCCACGTCATGGAGCGCGAATCCTTCGAGAACACCGAGATCGCCGCCCTCATGAACCGCGATTTCGTTTCGATCAAGGTCGACCGCGAGGAGCGGCCCGACATCGACAACGTGTACATGACGGCCTGCCAGCTCCTGACCCGCTCCGGAGGATGGCCGCTGACCGCCGTCCTCACGCCCGACGGGCTCCCGTTCTTCGCCGGAACCTACTTCCCCCCCGGAGACGCGCACGGCCGCGCCGGAATGCGCACGCTCCTGCCGCGGATCGCCGAATACTGGAAGAGCCACCGCGCCGAAGCCGAGTCGCAGGCGAAAGAGGTCGAGGCGGCCGTTCGCGGGGCGATCGCGTCTCCCCCGAAGGAGCACGCGGCTCCGCTCGACGCGGCGTTCTCCGCGTCCGTCGCGGAGGAGCTCGCGCGGAGATTCGACCCGGAGCACGGCGGCTTCTCGCAGGCGCCGAAGTTCCCGCCGCACGGCGCGCTCGAATTCCTCGCCGCGCGAGAGGACGGGCGCTCCGT
It includes:
- a CDS encoding MBL fold metallo-hydrolase, yielding MQRLTFLGASGTVTGSRYLLETDRNTILVDCGLFQGGSALRAKNWEPLPTDVSKIRAILLTHAHIDHTGYLPRLVRQGYTGPVYCSAPTKALLRYLLPDAGRLQEEEAQYANQKGYSRHKPAEPLFTEEDANRALNLLSPIPFDSPSRILTGIEFSFHRVGHIIGAAFIRVQAGAASVLFSGDVGRRDVPILKDPEPILAASTLLLESTYGDRTHGDESPLAALERVVCDVVARKGMLLIPAFAVGRTQEILYYLRQLQREKKIPDDLPIWVDSPMAVSAVEIYRDFTSEHDLETRELEDENVSPIDGRWVHLMRTVDESKSLNRMGGPGVIISASGMLNGGRILHHLRVRLPDPSTTLLFVGYQAEETLGRAIENGATVARIHGEDVPVRARIEKIPSLSAHADQGELLEWISKIPEPPRRTFLVHGEDPARRALADRIRAELRFDVTLPVQNQTEDLP
- a CDS encoding YihY family inner membrane protein, whose product is MNDGRGGLRRVRRVLVQTLKGFYADRGDDLAASLTFSTLVMAVPLVATLAMLLATFFRQNDRAILDAINFALPYQSARITANLREFIDSAKAVSGIGLIALLATSLRLIFIIENTVNHVWGAPKRKRLLARVATYTMGLFIGALLIGELLTGLAELRKRLAFESLFTSAVVDRFFATLVVAAALTLLYKFIPNAPVSWPSAAFAAGIVALLLRVIKVGFALYFRLFPTINIIYGSLSLVLLLLIALFLFWELVLAGVELTFVLDAGRIATLSREGEGRAELAVRLLLRAAKSPARLEDLQRDLGRPSGEIDPLAAQLREDGLLDGAREEAFHVALPLGEIPLSRVVTAVSPDLLCVGPEGADRVARILRRSFRKLTAERDFVLNVTLGDIAGRR
- a CDS encoding thioredoxin domain-containing protein — its product is MTRRRVAPLAAAVVLAFGHMGEPANRLAQESSPYLLQHAGNPVDWYPWGDEAFEKAKREGKPVFLSIGYSTCHWCHVMERESFENTEIAALMNRDFVSIKVDREERPDIDNVYMTACQLLTRSGGWPLTAVLTPDGLPFFAGTYFPPGDAHGRAGMRTLLPRIAEYWKSHRAEAESQAKEVEAAVRGAIASPPKEHAAPLDAAFSASVAEELARRFDPEHGGFSQAPKFPPHGALEFLAAREDGRSVAMLRRTLDAMQDGGVFDQVGGGFHRYSVDAEWFVPHFEKMLYDNAQLLSAYAAASRRFGDAGYGDTARAIAGWLERDMKTAEGAYASGLDADSEGVEGKYYLWTAAEVDAALGPREAPLWREAFGISERGNTPAEFAEGRGKNLPRRVGSDAALAKKHGGDPGGIRRRLEADARRLEEVRARRVPPARDDKVLTSWNALAVSALARASRDLREPRLAADARRVADFLLAAH